Within Clostridia bacterium, the genomic segment CGCGGTGCTGCTGCCAAACGCTCCGCTGTTCGAATTGCTGCGCATGCTGCTGTTGCTGCGTACGCTGCTGCTGTGCATGTCCGCGGTCGTCCCTGTTGGACGCTGATTGGTGTTGCTGTGCTCGCTGCTGCTGTCTGTCTTGATTCTGCTGTTGCTTCACTACTCGCTGCTGTTTTTGTCTGTCTTGTTTTTGCTGCTGCTTCTGTATCTTCTGTTCTTGTTTCTGAATCTTTTGTTGCTGTTTATTGTGCGCTTTGTCTTCTTTGGCTTGCTGTTTTCCCGAGTTACCGTGCTGTTCGCCTGGGTTGTGCTGTGCTAAGGCAAAAGTAGTGACTCCAAGAAACACGAACAAAAGGATTACATTGCATAGAAAACTGATTCGTTTCATGTGTGGTGCCTCTCTTACAATGTTCGGGAAGAACTTGCGATTCTGCGTGTAGCGCGCTTCCCAAGACTTTTCCGGCATGTTGACCTCGCAGTTGCCGAATTCCTAAGTACTCGATCCTCTACTTACGTTAGTCAGATCGGAATCAACTGTCTGAGCTGAATTGCTCAACTCTGCTTTTCATCGAGTGCAGCGGCATGCTTTCGGGCTTGTTCGGACAATAAGAAACGCGAGCCCATGTATTGGACTCGCGCGATTACTGACCCTTAATGCGTTTAATTCAAGCTATCGGTCGTGGTGGTGATAGTGGTCTGGCCGATTGCTTCGCCGGATACGACCAGCTCAACCCTGCGGTTCTGCTGACGCCCGGAAGCATTGTCGTTCGAGGCTACAGGCAGCGTCTCGCCGAAACCGGTAGAGCTGACCGAATCCTTCGTGACGCCCTGCTGGACGAGGTAGTCACGCACAGAACCGGCGCGGTTTTCGGAAAGCGTCTGGTTCATTACGTCGCTCCCTACGCTATCTGTGTAACCGCCGACTGCGATGTTAAGTCCAGGATAAGCGAGCAGAATGCCAGCAACCTTCGCCAGTTTCTCTCGCGCACCCGGTTTCAGGGAATACTTAGCAGTGTCAAACAGCACGTCTGACATACTGACAATTAGGCCGCGTGCGCTGTCGCGAGTTTGAAGAATGGTATTCAACTGCGCCGATAGACGTTCGCGCATGGCGAGCTTGTCGGCATCAGCTTTTCCAGCGGCCTGCTGCGCTTCCAGCGCGGCTAACCTGGACTTCTCTGCACCAGCCTGCGCTGCGGATAATGCGCTGGCGGAAGCAGCCCGGCTGTCGGCCATATCAGACCTGGCCTTCGCCGAAGCGGATTCCGCATCCAAAGCGTCGGTGCGGGCCTTAGCGGCGTCTGCTTCAGCCTGTGCCTTGGCGGCCTGTGCCGTCAACGTGTCCGATTCGGCCTGGGCTTTAGCGGCTTGGGCATTGGCAGTATCACTCTGGGCCTGTTCCTTCTGTCTTATCGCTCGATCGGCTTGGCGCTGCGATCTTGCCTGCGCATCGGCCGAGTCATGACGCTCGTTGGCCAACCGTTCTTCCTCGATTTTCGTGACTGCGATGGCGCGTGCGTCTTCAGCTGTTTGCACTGCCTCGCGGGCAACGGCGATCAACTGCTTCTTCTCGATGTTCTTCCTGGTCGCATATTCATCGGTGGTGTTCATCAACTGGACAGCGTGCTGATAGCTGGCGTTGGCGTACTTTTCTGCGCCCTCAGATTCAGCGATGCGCAAAGCATTGCGCGCTTCAAAGAATTCGAGGGGTAGCTTGGTATTCAGCACCACAGGGTCGATCCTGTATCCCGTCGGAATATATCCGCCGCGCTCCATGAGTTCATACTTAGCACTCACGGTTTCCGTCGCGCCCTTCGTGTCTTCGCGAACGACGTTCTCGATGACGACCACGTTGCTCGGCTGGCGTACTGCGAAGTACGGTTCCGCCGTTACCACCAGTGCGAACGCCTGCAGGTCGGTGGTTACATCAACCTTGCTGCGATGGTTGTCGCCAACCAGTATTTCACCGAGGTTGATAGCACGGCCCTCAGGCGAAATCGCCCATATCACATACGTCAGATATTCGTTTCCAAAGGTCTTCGGGCTCTCTAGATTGCCGAATTCAACTTCGATTTCGATATACCCCTTCTTACTTTCCACCTTGGCTTGACCATTTGCCCTGGGCATCAGGTCAGTGCCAGCAAAGTCCAGCTTGGTGGCTCCGCTGCGATGCTTATAGTTGATGGCCTGAATGCTGCGGCTGGTTACGTTCACGCGGA encodes:
- a CDS encoding OmpA family protein, producing MSALAQTNSQSITLEPLSPTPVFRVNVTSRSIQAINYKHRSGATKLDFAGTDLMPRANGQAKVESKKGYIEIEVEFGNLESPKTFGNEYLTYVIWAISPEGRAINLGEILVGDNHRSKVDVTTDLQAFALVVTAEPYFAVRQPSNVVVIENVVREDTKGATETVSAKYELMERGGYIPTGYRIDPVVLNTKLPLEFFEARNALRIAESEGAEKYANASYQHAVQLMNTTDEYATRKNIEKKQLIAVAREAVQTAEDARAIAVTKIEEERLANERHDSADAQARSQRQADRAIRQKEQAQSDTANAQAAKAQAESDTLTAQAAKAQAEADAAKARTDALDAESASAKARSDMADSRAASASALSAAQAGAEKSRLAALEAQQAAGKADADKLAMRERLSAQLNTILQTRDSARGLIVSMSDVLFDTAKYSLKPGAREKLAKVAGILLAYPGLNIAVGGYTDSVGSDVMNQTLSENRAGSVRDYLVQQGVTKDSVSSTGFGETLPVASNDNASGRQQNRRVELVVSGEAIGQTTITTTTDSLN